The DNA sequence CACAGACCACCAGTACTTCCACGCGGGTGCCAAAGGAAAGCACGAGCTCTGGGACAGCAGATTGTTCAACTATGGCCACCATGAGGTGCTCAGATTCCTCTTGAGCAACTTGAGATTCTGGATGGACGAGTACCACTTTGATGGATTCCGGTTCGACGGTGTTACTAGCATGCTTTACCTTCATCACGGTATTGGAACGTAAGTCTTAGAGCCTATCCCCAACCCCGTGGCAGTCATTGACCGACACTTAACAGCGGCTTCTCGGGTGGTTACCATGAGTACTTTGGTGCTGATGTCgacgaggaggctgttgtcTACCTCATGTTGGCCAACGAACTGCTTCACGAACTCTACCCTGACGTCATCACGGTTGCTGAGGATGTCTCTGGCATGCCGGCGCTTTGTCTGCCACTCTCactgggtggtgttggctttGACTACAGACTTGCCATGGCCATTCCCGACATGTGGATCAAGAtcctcaaggagaagaaggatgaggagTGGGACATTGGCAACATTaccttcaccctcaccaaccgcCGCCACGGCGAAAAGACGATCGCCTATGCCGAGAGTCACGATCAAGCGTACGTTTCTCCTCACCCAAGAGATTTGCTATTTCGATGCTAACTCTACTCTAGTCTTGTCGGTGACAAGTCTCTCATGATGCATCTGTGCGACGCTGAGCTCTATACCCATATGTCTACGCTCACCCCATTGACCCCGGTTATTGACCGCGGTATGGCCTTGCACAAGATGATCCGTCTGTTGACCCATGCTCTCGGAGGCGAGGGCTACCTCAACTTTGAGGGCAACGAGTTTGGTCACCCCGAGTGGTTGGACTTCCCCCGCGAGGGCAATCAGAACTCTTTCTGGTATGCTCGCCGCCAGCTGAACCTGACCGAGGACCGCCTCCTTCGATATCAGTTCCTCAACAACTTTGACCGCTCCATGAACTTGTGCGAGAACAAGTATGGCTGGCTGCATGCTCCCCAGGCGTACATCTCGCTCAAGCACGAGGGTGACAAGGTCATCGTCTTTGAGCGGGCTGGCGTGGTGTTTGCTTTCAACTTCCACCCAACACAGAGCTTTGAGAACTACCGCATCGGTGTCGATGTCGCAGGCACATATAGGGTTGTGCTCGACTCTGACACCAAGGAGCACGGCGGCTTTAGCAGAGTCGACTCGAACACACGGTTCTTCACCGAGCCTCTGGAGTGGAACCACCGGAGGAACTGCACTCATATCTACCTCCCTTGCAGGACTGCTCTGGTCTTTGCTTTGGAGTcgaccaccactcccaacGGTCACTGACTGCAGCAGGCGGTGTCTTGGGTCACCCGGTTAGGTGGCTTTTAAATACTGGGTTATCAAAAGGTGTTGGAGGCATATTCTTGGTGTAGATATTTTCTTGTAAAAGCGGATGGGAAAATCCCCAAAGATAGACAGGTTCACACAAAAATGTATGAGAATGTACATTGAGCAATTGGTGTGTTATGTTTCAAAAGTCTTGAGTGGGAGGAGCTTCGTTCGTGCGAGGATCCAAGCTGTCAATTGAGTTCAGCCAAAACCCAATCAGCTCCAGGGGCTCCATCCCGGGACGTCCCGGCAAGCCATCTCAACAGCAGCGGGACAGTTCTCAGGGTTGGCAACGGCCATTGAGGGGAAACCAACGCCCAAAAGAATATGCAACTGCCATGATGCAATAATCCAACCAGGTCCAGAGCTCCCCTTGAAAATTGCAAAAGGATTGGCCCAAGAGCGGGGGACCACGGACCATCACCTGCTAGATAGTTACAGTGGTGAGGGGAAAGACCTCGACAGGTTCGTGAGAGATcggggaaaggaaagaagggaagagctggaagcCAAGAGAATGGCTGGTGCTGTCGAGAAAATGTGGGTCCGCTCAGTCAAAAAGCTCCAAACTTGGAATCCGTCAGGTCACGTGGAAAGATGGAGCTCCGCAGCTTCTAGCCGAAAGCTCATCGAGAGATTTTCGAACCcgttttcttcctcctccaagccatTCTCTCTGCCTTGCACATCCACCATCCAAGTCCGCCCTTACCATCGTCAAGATGTTCAAGAGGTGAGTTGCTGCTGATCCAGCCATGGACTCTCCCTGTCGTCGGCTTCCCGGTCCCCAATCGAGGCCAATTGAGAACTAACCCAAGGCTCTTctgccctccccctcaacagcGGCATTTCCGCCTTCGCCCGGACGGCTCGTCCCTCCTTCGCGGCGGCGACTCGTCGCGCCGTTCGCCCGGCCCCCCTCAACTTCAGAGCCCCTGCCCTCAGCAGATTCGCCAGCACggccggtgttggtgatggcaagATCTACCAGGTCATCGGTAAGCTCGACCGGCCAGACCACAAGCATGCGCCCACACTAGAGGTGGGACAATCCGGGAAAATTCAGCTAACCATGTCTCTCCCAACCAACAGGTGCCGTCGTCGATGGTTAGTAaccgcaacaccacccagcaAAAACAATTTTGACAATGTCGTCCCCGAGATCATTGTCGCTGACCCCCTGCCCACAGTCAAGTTCGACACCGAGAAGCTCCCCCCCATTCTCAACGCCCTTGAGACCCAAAACGGTGGCAACAAGCTTGTCCTCGAGGTCGCGGTACGCCAAGACTCCCACCTCCAcatcccaccaaccacacacgTGTACTGACAGCCCGCACAGCAACATCTCGGCGAGAACGTCGTGAGATGTATTGCCATGGACGGTTGGTTTCCGCTATATCCGGCAGTTGTTGGACTATTTTCTGAGACGCTATTTAGGTACCGAGGGTCTGGTTCGCGGCGCCAAGGCCGTTGATAGTGAGTTTTTTACCCTCAACTACACCAGCATGTCCAATATCAGACAGCTAACCATGTCACAGCCGGtgctcccatcaccatcccgtGAGTTTATTTGACGACAAGGACAACAGAGTATGATCGGGGACACCCAACTGACGTTTGCTAGTGTCGGCCCTGCCACTCTTGGTCGTATCATGAACGTCACCGGTGACCCGATCGACGAGCGTGGACCCATCAAGACTGACAAGCGCCTCCCCATTCACGCCGAGGCTCCCGAGTTCATTGAGcagtccaccaccgccgagaTTCTCGTTACCGGTATCAAGGtcgtcgacctcctcgccccctACGCCCGTGGTGGAAAGATTGGTCTCttcggtggtgccggtgtcGGCAAGACTGTGTTCATTCAGgagctcatcaacaacatcgccAAGGCCCACGGTGGTTACTCCGTCTTCACTGGTGTCGGTGAGCGTACCCGTGAGGGTAACGATCTGTACCACGAAATGCAGGAGACTTCCGTCATTCAGCTTGATGGCGAGTCCAAGGTCGCCCTGGTCTTCGGTCAGATGAACGAGCCTCCTGGAGCCCGTGCCCGTGTCGCCCTTACCGGTCTTACCGTCGCTGAGTACTTCCGTGACGAGGAGGGTCAGGATGGTGAGTTATATATATGCCTCAATCCTTGGACAGTCGGGAAAAACGCTAACCTGATGCTTCTCAGTGTTGCTCTTCATTGACAACATTTTCCGCTTCACCCAGGCCGGTTCCGAGGTGTCTGCCCTTCTTGGTCGTATCCCCTCTGCCGTCGGTTACCAACCCACCCTCGCCGTCGACATGGGTGGTATGCAGGAgcgcatcaccaccaccaccaagggtTCCATTACCTCCGTCCAGGCCGTCTACGTCCCTGCTGACGATTTGACTGATCCTgcccccgccaccaccttcGCCCATTTGGacgccaccaccgtcttGTCCCGTGGTATCTCCGAGTTGGGTATCTACCCCGCCGTCGACCCTCTCGACTCCAAGTCTCGTATGCTCGACCCCCGCATTGTCGGTGAGGAGCACTACCAGACCGCCACCCGTGTCCAGCAGATCCTCCAGGAGTACAAGTCTCTTCAGGATATCATTGCCATTCTTGGTATGGACGAACTTTCTGAAGCCGATAAGCTTACCGTCGAGCGTGCCCGCAAGATCCAGCGTTTCCTGAGCCAGCCTTTCACTGTCGCCCAGGTTTTCACTGGTATCGAGGGTAAGCTCGTCGACCTCAAGGACACCATCGCCTCCTTCAAGGCCATTCTTtctggtgagggtgatgaccTCCCCGAGGGTGCTTTCTACATGGTTGGTGACTTTGCTTCCGCCCGCGCCAAGGGTGAGAAGATTCTTGCCGAGCTTGAGGCGAGCGCTTaatttggtggtggcgaggTGTAAAAGTGGGAAGGAATCGGCGACCTGTGTATAGAAGCGAAAATGGTTTCCGGGGAGTTCCCTAGCTCAGTCAAGTTTCTTTTGTGAGCTGTGTATCAATTGAGTCTTTCCACGTTATCTCTGTGTGTATCCCGTCGTTATGTCTGTTCCATTTCGTCTGATGTCTGCGTGTGAAAGTCTCGGCATTAGATTTGGTACacatggtggtgggataaAAGGGGGGGCCAATGGGAGATTTTGATTGCTGATATATAGTAAATGAAGGTTTAGCCTGTGTCGTCCTGTGTGCTTTGTGAAAGAGCAGTTGTCGTATGGGTGACGGGATTTTAAGAGTCCGTCGAATGGAGGGCTTTGGGGGGTAATATCCGGGGATTAAACCATGTGATGTGAATCCGGGGTGTCGATCCAGGCCTGGGGATCATGGAGGTATGGAAAGGGGATtgatggggggatggtgagtaGGATGGACGGGTAAGGGAAAGAGTATAAAGTGACAGGTCTTGGCCGCAGGAGAGTTCTTTCTGCTGGGAGGATATCATGGTCATCCCCACTCTATTCTTTTCATTTCAACCTCAGTTGAATCACCGACGGTCAGCCATGGCTTGGTCGATGTCGACTCTAGTCCGGCTTGTTGCCCTGGCTGCTGGGGGTGTTATGGGAGCGCAGTTGACGGCTGTGACTTATCCTAATAATGCTACTAGTAAGCCGCAGATGTGAGTTTTTTCCTCTGTCTCTTCACTACTTATGGTGTGcgtggttgggttgtttttggcCCTCCACCAAGCAGCCTTTGTTTAACGTGGTCATGATGGCTGTGgtctccttttttttttttttttttttttttttttcatggaGGGGAATAGGATGTGAGAGACTTTGGTTTAGGTAGTTGAGTGATGGGAACCCAGAGAGtgaaggtggagaggagggaaggaaggagggggggggttgtctGGTAAAATTTGGGAGCTGATGATAAATTTGGCAACAGGCACGTCTACGTCCCTGACAAGCCCTGGTCCGGTCAGGGAAAAGGACCGCTGGTTGTCGCAATCCACTCCTGCCAGAGCTCCGGGCCGAGTTATTTTAATAATGCAAAGATCCCTTGGAGGCAGGGGAGTGACAGGAAGGGGTATGTCACTGTCTGGCCTAGCAGTCCCAAcaatgggggttggtgagtcctctctctctctctctctccttttgTCTTCCCAATCTGACGATCGAAGCTGGGATGTGAGTTCGAAGAGATCCTTGATCAGGAACGGAGGTGGTGACAGCCACGCGATTGCAAACATGATCCTCTACGCCATCGAAAAGTACAACATTGACAAGGAAAAAGTTTTTGTCACAGGGGGTTCGtcgggggggatgatgagcaATGTCATGGCGGCTGCGTATCCTGATTTGATCAGGGCTGTTTCGCTTTATAGCGGGGTGCCGGCGGGTTGTTTTGTTAGtagtggagggggggtggcgCAGTGGAATAATAGTTGTAGTGGGGGGCAGAGTAGAGCTTCTGCTGAGCAGTGGTATGTTTCCCCCTTTCTGTTCTCTTCAAACGTGGGATGCTTATATGGGTGACAGGGGGAATGTGGTGAGAGCAATGTACCCAGGGTATACCGGTCCTAGACCCAGGATGCAGGTCTGGCATGGCAGTGCGGATGGGACTCTGAGCCCGAACAACTACCAGGAGACGATCAAGCAGTGGACGAATGTGTTTGGGTTGAGCCAAACGCCGACGAGCACGGTGCAGAATTTCCCGGAGAGGAACTACAGGACAGAGAACTATGGGACGGAGGGGATGTTGCAGGGGATTTGGGCGCAGGGGGTGGGGCATAGTGTTCCGAGTAATTTGACGGCTAGTGAGCAGTGGTTTGGGATTTAGGGGGGTGATgtgaggtgttggtgagatggATGGAGATGTTGGTCGTGGAAGGGGACGTGTTGGTTGGGATAGGAGATGTTGGTCGGGATAGGAGGAAAtgttggttgtggaagaggCGATGGGTGGTTGGAGAGTATGAAGCAGTGTTTGGTGATGTGTTGGTTGTTTGGGAAAAGAGCTGTTGCTGGTCGGTAGGGCAGGCAGCTCGATGAATCAAAACAGAAGCAACTAAGAAAACAAAGTATAGCCCAAAATGCAATACCAAAAAGTAGCTTTACCATGGACTCGAACCAGGCAGTGCCGGCGCCAGCGCTGCGGGTTGACTTCGCCCTGACATAGGTACTATGGGTTAACTGAGGCAACCGCTCGAGACCGCCACCTTAGGCCACTTGGACATTGATATTTTGTTGAGGATCTGTGTTATGGGCTGCGCTCCTGCTTTGTCCGGATGGTGGGACTCGATCGTTCCTGCCATTTTTGACTTGACTTGGTTCTCGAAGGTTGCTCTTTCCTTTGCTGAATCTTTAAGTCGAGAGTTGTCAGCTCCGTCCAATGAGAAGTAACGACTCTTGTCGACTATCTGACCTATGCTTGACGCACCGATACTCAGGTAGGGTTGAGACGCTGTTTATTTTCGTGATTGATTGAAGGTGGGCTTATCACTTCTGATAACTTATGGCACACCATGTTTAAAATGAAGATTCCCACTCGGGTTTAACGGAAATCGCTCGGCCGTCACCGTCGGGGAATCGACTGGCGGAAAGTTGAGTGCTACACCTACTCGAACGGAGTCTATTGTCCGAGGTATGTGTGTGTACAGCCCCATGCGAATGTTGGCTAGCGGTTACCCGAGTATCAAAATCTGGATTGGGAAACTAAATCAAGAGCCATGATATGTCTACCGACAGACTTCTCTCGGAAACCCTGTGTCGTGATGAGAGCTGGTGACGCAGACTTGAGCCAGCTCGCTGTCGAACAACATGTAGCTAGCCTCTCCCAGAAGCATAGGTTTGCCAGAATCTATTGATCCATCATAGCCTATCGACCCCAACTAACAGGTGCATTTTGAAGCTGCCAGTGTTATGATTACCTAATAATTACCTACTGATACTAATTTGGCCCTTGGATACAACAAACACCATAGGAGCACCATAGGAGCACCATAACGAACACACAACTCACCACAGCCCAAACCGAGAACTTGGCAGTTCGCGCATCCATGTTTGCTGTCCAGTTGCAAGACATTGGCCAAGGAATacacacaaccaccaactgTTAGTAAGGTCATCTGTTCCATTACCCTTTGGAAACCCCCAATGTACCTCTAGGGTTACTAGCAAGTTACAATCAGAGATTCGACGCTCAAAAATTGTGCCTACAACCGATGAAATGGGAACATACGAGATGGTCAACTTCGTCAATATTTATTGCATCTTGACCACAAAATCGATACCTGATTTCTGATGATACTTTCGACATCCAGCGTATAGAAGACATGAAAGTCAAGCTACCACTGATGCGAACCATTTCCTCGAAGGTTCTTATTATGAAGTCATTGTGCCACATAACGGATTGATCGTGAGTTCAACCTTGCTATGAAGTTTCCCGAAGCAGTGTGGTCACCTCCTGGTTATCTGGTATATCTTGATCAGTGTAACCGATTACACAGTGTCGAGGTATAGCAGCCTTTCTGGAACTGGTTCGTTTTCGGTCTCGGAACACCAACATCATACTATTTCTTTACCTAGTCAAGCATTATCTTGTCACCTTCTCTCTGTTATGAGCCGTTTTAGGTATGCCTCACTGAAACCAAAACCACACAGTACACTCTTCTCTTATATGTGAGGCAAATAAGGCAACATTCGTGACTGTCATCCTTCCAAGATTCATTCCATACTTTGGTAGTAGCCAGGCACGGAAGGATGCCACAAGCTCGATTttcaatcaatcaatcaatcaatcaatcaatcaatcaatcaaccAATCAATTAAGCAAGTCCAAATAGTTAATAAACAGTCTTTTCAGTCTCTTTTTAGCTGCTCTAAGTAGCTTATCTACCACTTATAATTTTGGACCTGAAATCATCAGAGGCGATCTTGGCCAGTGTCTAATAAGCTTCAAGCATGCGTCTGTCCAACAATAGAGGAGGATTCATCTAGAAGCCTGATAAGCTCGTTTTGATATTCTCTAGTATAGCAGACCCGAAACCAAATTTCTCTGAGCTGAAAGTGTGGATCTGGTTCAGCTAATATCAGAAACAACACGATGTGCGTCTCGAGCCCAGATAATCCCAGACACCATTTTCTCGATTAAAGTAACTGGAGGAACATACAACCAGCTTGGTGGATGTTTGAATGGGATTTCCTTCAACACACGGTAATAGTCTGGTCGAAATCGAAGTTTTGTGGCTGATTTGTTTGATTTTTATCTTGAGCAAGACGAGGCTGTCGTTTGTGGCCTCAGAGGCGCACTAACAAAGCCATCGTGACTAACTCGGGTTTGAAGCTCCGAGACAAACAAGACTTAGCAAGATATCAGTAATTCTAGTGTCACGAGATTCTTCCTAATCTTGGTGTTTTTTGCTTGATGTGTCCTTCCCGGCAAAAGTCTTCCATGACGGGCAGATGAACTGTCAAGCTCATTGTCGGCAGGATggtttccaccaccactgtcAACCATGCCCTTACCCACTGGTTCCATCAATCTATTGTCAAACCAGCAAGTCGGTAAGCATTCTTTGTTCTAAGTTGTCTGCCCCTTGACCCGTGTTGCACGCGTCATTCAGGGGTCCAGTCTACATGCTGCCGCCCTGGTATAATGTCTCCAGTCTTTCATGCCTATCGGTCTCGAATCCCAGGACCCGATTACTGCTGGGCTTGGCCATTCTAAAAACGAGTAGCTGCCTTCAGTCGGTTGTTTTCGCAAATATCTTGCAGTCCGTTCCTCGAGGTTGAGCATCGGCAGGTGGCCAAGCGGATTCCGACCTTACAGCCTACCACAACCCACACCCAACCCTGAACCTGCTTTGTGTCATGAGATCTGATCCTGCGACATATTAACAATTTTGTCTGACACTTTTGGCGACTTTTCTCATCTTTTATACATTCTCTCCTCTTGCTGCCAATGACTGACGGCAGGCGCTAGCAAGCCACCTTAACACAAGCCTTGGACCGCCACAAAGAGAGTCTGAGACAGCAGCTGCAGCCTTTTCATCCCAGTTTTGAGGCCACAAGATGATATTCAGACTCGACGAGCATTGATTCCTCCTTTTCGCATCTTTTCAAACAGTGCAACCGAGTCCTTTTTGCAGGTTCATCAAGGAGTCAAGAC is a window from the Podospora pseudocomata strain CBS 415.72m chromosome 6, whole genome shotgun sequence genome containing:
- the ATP2 gene encoding atp2, beta subunit of the F1 sector of mitochondrial F1F0 ATP synthase (EggNog:ENOG503NVU5; BUSCO:EOG09261T74; COG:C), which translates into the protein MFKSGISAFARTARPSFAAATRRAVRPAPLNFRAPALSRFASTAGVGDGKIYQVIGKLDRPDHKHAPTLEVGQSGKIQLTMSLPTNRCRRRWLVTATPPSKNNFDNVVPEIIVADPLPTVKFDTEKLPPILNALETQNGGNKLVLEVASMIGDTQLTFASVGPATLGRIMNVTGDPIDERGPIKTDKRLPIHAEAPEFIEQSTTAEILVTGIKVVDLLAPYARGGKIGLFGGAGVGKTVFIQELINNIAKAHGGYSVFTGVGERTREGNDLYHEMQETSVIQLDGESKVALVFGQMNEPPGARARVALTGLTVAEYFRDEEGQDVLLFIDNIFRFTQAGSEVSALLGRIPSAVGYQPTLAVDMGGMQERITTTTKGSITSVQAVYVPADDLTDPAPATTFAHLDATTVLSRGISELGIYPAVDPLDSKSRMLDPRIVGEEHYQTATRVQQILQEYKSLQDIIAILGMDELSEADKLTVERARKIQRFLSQPFTVAQVFTGIEGKLVDLKDTIASFKAILSGEGDDLPEGAFYMVGDFASARAKGEKILAELEASA
- the GLC3 gene encoding alpha-1,4-glucan branching enzyme (EggNog:ENOG503Q3MX; COG:G; CAZy:GH13), which translates into the protein MDPVALESSNTLAKNGHTAGNIPNDGTGVVALDPYLEPFKPALKRRFDKAQEWIKKIEKTEGGLDKFSKGADTFGIHQNDDGSIYYKEWAPNAKQAAVIGEFNNWDRNAHRMTRNDFGVFEITIPPTSDGKAAIPHNSKIKITLELPDGQWIDRLPAWIKYVTQDLSVSPAYDARFWNPPASERYSFKHQRPKRPESLRIYEAHVGISSPELRVTTYKEFTKNMLPRIKSLGYNAIQLMAIMEHAYYASFGYQVNNFFAASSRYGPPEDLKELVDTAHSLGLVVLLDVVHSHASKNVLDGLNEFDGTDHQYFHAGAKGKHELWDSRLFNYGHHEVLRFLLSNLRFWMDEYHFDGFRFDGVTSMLYLHHGIGTGFSGGYHEYFGADVDEEAVVYLMLANELLHELYPDVITVAEDVSGMPALCLPLSLGGVGFDYRLAMAIPDMWIKILKEKKDEEWDIGNITFTLTNRRHGEKTIAYAESHDQALVGDKSLMMHLCDAELYTHMSTLTPLTPVIDRGMALHKMIRLLTHALGGEGYLNFEGNEFGHPEWLDFPREGNQNSFWYARRQLNLTEDRLLRYQFLNNFDRSMNLCENKYGWLHAPQAYISLKHEGDKVIVFERAGVVFAFNFHPTQSFENYRIGVDVAGTYRVVLDSDTKEHGGFSRVDSNTRFFTEPLEWNHRRNCTHIYLPCRTALVFALESTTTPNGH
- a CDS encoding hypothetical protein (COG:Q; EggNog:ENOG503P0RD; CAZy:CE1), with amino-acid sequence MVIPTLFFSFQPQLNHRRSAMAWSMSTLVRLVALAAGGVMGAQLTAVTYPNNATSKPQMHVYVPDKPWSGQGKGPLVVAIHSCQSSGPSYFNNAKIPWRQGSDRKGYVTVWPSSPNNGGCWDVSSKRSLIRNGGGDSHAIANMILYAIEKYNIDKEKVFVTGGSSGGMMSNVMAAAYPDLIRAVSLYSGVPAGCFVSSGGGVAQWNNSCSGGQSRASAEQWGNVVRAMYPGYTGPRPRMQVWHGSADGTLSPNNYQETIKQWTNVFGLSQTPTSTVQNFPERNYRTENYGTEGMLQGIWAQGVGHSVPSNLTASEQWFGI